From the genome of Ignavibacteriales bacterium:
TGCAAGCACAGCAAGACTAACAAAATTTTCGGAAGCAATTAATTCAAGATTATTTTGTTGACGGATTATTTCTTTTTCCGCAACATTAAGAATTTCTGGGTCGGTGTTTAAGTATTTCAGCATAAAGTACTTCTAAATTTAATAATGGAAAAATGAAATGTTGGGATAATTGGAAAACTATGAATAAATAATTTTGGATTAAGATACTTTTGTTTCCCAGTTTCCTTCTTCACTTTTAATTTATAATGAGTTTTTAAATGCTAACAATTTATTTCCAATATTACCAGGAAGAGAACAAGTTTTTCAATATCGTAAGATTAATACTTTCAATCGAAATTCTTCAACAATTCCTATCCTTCAATTTTTTCCACTCTTCTAGAATGTCTTCCATCCTGGAATTTAGAATTTAACCAGGCTTCTACAATTGGAATAATTTCTTTTTCATCAGTCAATCTGGAAGCAAGTGATAAAAAGTTTGAGTCATTATGCTCAATGGATAATTTAGCCATCAAAATATTTAATACTTGTGCTGCTCTAATACCTTTAACTTTATTTGCAACCACTGCAACCCCAATACCGGAACCGCAAACTCCTATGCCCTTTACTGCTCTTCCCAGTGATACATCTAAGGCGGCAGGGCGAACGAAATCAGGATAATCAACTGACTCCTCAGAAAAACATCCATGGTCAATAACTTCAATTCCTTTTTCAGTCAAATAGATTTTTATCAACTCTTTATATTTATAACCTGCATGATCAGCACATAGGGAAATTGTCATATTACTATCTCCCACTTCTTAAAAACCATAATTCCCCAAAGTTAATTGATAAATTAAACCTGAGGAGATTTTCTTTTAACAGGTTTAAATCCGTTGTACCTCGTATTCCATATTCTAAACTGACATCAATAGAGCTGGTATAATCTAAAGGAAATGTTAATCCACCTAAAACAGAATACTGGTTAATTCCCTTTCCGTTCACTTTATATTGTGTTTGTTCATAATTTATTCCGCCACGTAAAATAATGCTATTCCAGAAACTTGATGACAAATCATCTGAAATTTTAT
Proteins encoded in this window:
- a CDS encoding RpiB/LacA/LacB family sugar-phosphate isomerase: MTISLCADHAGYKYKELIKIYLTEKGIEVIDHGCFSEESVDYPDFVRPAALDVSLGRAVKGIGVCGSGIGVAVVANKVKGIRAAQVLNILMAKLSIEHNDSNFLSLASRLTDEKEIIPIVEAWLNSKFQDGRHSRRVEKIEG